Part of the Chaetodon trifascialis isolate fChaTrf1 chromosome 1, fChaTrf1.hap1, whole genome shotgun sequence genome, TAAATCTTTACCTTCCTCAGCCTCAGGTGGCCCCAGTGCTCCATGTCTGAACCCACATATCTCCCTGGGGTTGAGCCCACCAAATAAACCCTGATAACATAAGCATATAAGATAAATTACTTGTAATCCAGATTGCACTGTAGATTTAAAATAGAACTGCAATGAATGTTGCAGGACCATCATTGTTACCTGTTTGGATGAAAGAGTCATTATTCTAGCTTATTTTCCAGCATGACTACTCCTATCTATGTCAAGTCTATGTGAAacgtgtgcgtgcgtatgtcCACCTATACGTGCCTCACCTCGTCTCCGACAGGTCGTGCTCTTCGATTCGTTTGATCCACTCCTCCAGTTCCGGTGCTCGGTATGATGCCAGGTATTTCAGCAGGTCCCTCTTAAAGAAGGTTGGTGACTCACCAGCGCTCGCACTGCTGCCCTCTGGTAACCGTGGAAACATGGGGCTCATCCACATCCTGTGTTAGAGATGCTATGTTCAGGTGCATTTCCATAATCAAAGCTCATGTCTGCATCCTGTGCAGCACGCAGGCTCACCCTTGTGTTTTCTGGTACCAGTCAGCTCTGATGAGGTTGGAGGTCAGAATGATGACTCTGAAGCCTTCCTCGTACCACAGCAACATCATCTTCCTGCACGAAGGCACACAATATGATCGCTTCATATAACAACAATGACTCTAACACCTGTAACAGCTGCAACGTAAGCCGTCTGGTGCTGAATGTGAACATAGCATTTTAGACAAGAGGCACACAGACAATGGCTGACTAATCTCCACTTGTGTCAAACTCAGTACGTTAGAGTTTGTGACAATGTCAGCAAAACAATAATACCATGAAGGGAAAGAAATTCTTACGTGTGGTGAGTTCCAAAAGCAATATCAAGCTTGGCCTGTCAGggaaaatcacacacattagTCTCATTTAAATGGAAATCCAGAGTCCGTAAAGAACAGCCTCGGTCTCACTTTACAGATCAGAGTGTATATCCAGTAATATCAGCCAAGGTGCACGTCAGAGAAACTGTTGTTAACAGTGCAGATGAGTCTGTACCTGGCAGAATCGAACATGAGGATAAGGCTGAGCCTGCTGCACTAGCCGGGCCTTGGCCTCCCTCTTATCTCCATGGACGATCAGAACCGGACGATCCCTGTCAACACAACCCAACGCCAAGGatgaatttcattttttcaatgTATACATTTGCAACCATATGATACAAGCCACAAAACACTAGGGGATGCTGTCGTTAGTATAAAGTGGACATGAGCAGACCGCCACTGGGGGGGTGTGTGTATGATAATGTGATGCCTGCAGCAGAAGACACAAAACTTACCTAAACTCTGGTGGATACTGCTTAACCATCCAGGCAATATCGAAGCAGTAGTTAAACTatgaagaaagacagaacaCTGGTATTAATGGCCGGAATGACTCCAAGCCTGGCAGAAAGATGGAaactacagccatgctaaccGCCACCTGTGAGACTGTACTCAGTCATGGTGTtgctttgtgctaaatgctaatgccagcatCACAATGACAATTCTGACATGCTGATGCTCAACAGGTATGGTGCTTACCATGTTTTCTCatcaatgttagcatgctagccagATGTTAGCAAATAGGACCTGAAATTCTTTCCACGGTTCATATGGTTACTCACCTGAACAGATTCTCTCAGGGTCCCGAATAATGGCGAGAGAATGTCTGggtgaaagaaaaaagggaagattTCTTCATCGAGGTTGATGACAATCATCTACAGCAGCGACATCTTAACTAAAGACTTCATTCGACAAAAACAAGTAAGATTAAGACATTCAGCCTCCGTTCACCCAGAGAACGATTTCATCTGTTCTTCACTTTGACTGGGTGAAGCTGATGACTGATAATGCTTCCTTTGAATTGATGATAGATTCAATGATTACAAAGGAAATTCTGACCAGGTCtggcatttttttaatcatataaAAGGTAGAAATGGGTGTTTATAGCATGTAAGGGGGAGAAGACTATTATCTGACAGAGCATCTTTCATAGTTGAGGATGCATGGGATATACAACATAATAGCTTgattgacaaaaaaagaaaagaacggGTGATGCCAGACAGTCACATGCTGTTGCAACGTCTTGATCAAAAGCATGAAATACAGAATGACCCTCTCTGCACCAAATGGAAGTCACTGAAAGTCTTCTCACCTCTGATGTGCAGAGCTCCGCTGTTGTACTTCCTGTCCAGGCCTGTGACTTTGGTGAGGTAAAACCTGAAGGTGTCATTTAGACAAGGAACACTGGATTCAAAGAAGTCCTCTGGCTCTTCGATGTAGTAAAGCCGGCCGTGGGGACTAGGAGGGCGCTCGTGCTCCacctttgctttctttgttttgggcCTCGGAGGCGTCTTGTTTGGCAAATTACTGAGACTCTTCACAtctccatcatcaccatcactatCTGAGAGAGCCCAGCCTGAGCCGTCCGACACCTCTTTCTTACGCTTTCCAGCCAATGACGGGCTAGTTTCATACTTGACTGGATTTAACTGGTTCATTGCTGCAGACTGTCTGGCCTCAGAACCAATAACAAGTGAGGATACAGGTGTGTTTGCTGGTTCTGCTTTCACCTCCACAGTGGCTGTCACTGGTTCCAGTTTGGGGATGGGGAGAGAGGCAGACTGATGGGAGCTGGGACTGGATCCGGTGGGTCGGTGGATTTTAGATGTCGTAGTCCCAGAAGCAGGAAGATCCTCGTCATCGTCATCACTGCTGGAGATGGTCCACTTGCCATGTTGACTGTCCTGAGACATGCCTGAGCGGAGACACAGAGTTCAAACACCAGCCGAGCAGCAGGATGAGAGTGAGCCTGAACTACAGCACTGAAAGGGACCAGTACAGCTTGATGTGGCCAAAAGTTTACCTCGGTTATACCTGTTTCGAGCTTGTTATGACACCAAACATCAAATGACATCCATGAAAGTTGGAGAACAGACCGGTTCTGAGCCAAGTTATTCCACCAGTCTGGAGCTGATTAACAGCTGCCCTAACAGAGTCCTTTATgtttgcagctgaaaaacacagcttACAGTGTATCTGTGTTTGGGTGCATCTCGGCTAAATAGAATGAGGTTAAACACTGAATAGCGCAGATTCAATAACGGGAACTTACAGGGTCTCAATCTAAAATGCGTGGACATACATTAACGTGCCAATGCGGTTAAAAACACGTTAATTATGAAAATACGGATTcaaatagaaacaaataaaaatgattttagaTTTAAGATTAACATACCTTGTAAAAATGTCAATAGAGGCCAAAGAGATCATGCAAGTTAGGCGAATTTAATTTACAGATTTCGACGATCAAATGGTGTTTTAACTGTTATTGTGATGACAAACTAACAGCTgattgtcatttttcttttaccGGGTCAGAGAAGAGGCTCAGGTTCGCGATGCTGAGTGCACACACTGTTCAATCCACCGCCACACAAACTCCAGCACATCTGCACTAAACAAGGCACAGTGCAGGAGGTGCGCATGGCACAAGTGTCCGGCTCGAAACTCCTCTTCTGGTCTGTTGTTTCGAAGTTCCGCCACAAGCGCGAGCTCTGAATCCAAACCCCTCATTAACGCATTGAGATACAGTTCAGATAACTGACGAGGGTTGTACACAAGCATGATCGTTACCAGCTAACGGCAAGACATGATTGTTAATCACCCacaaataaaaggaataaatatattCCACCATGAATTTCGTGTAAGTCCGTTGATGATAAAGTGTGTTTCTGAAAGGACAAATCCATACTTGGCAAAGCTTTCAAAGTCATTTCGATTTCAAGTGTAAGTTTAAGATTTAAGTTTAAATGTGAACAAATGTGAACTATTACCGCTGTGTCCCTTTAATGATGTTCATGTCAATTCAGCTTTAATGTGAAGTGAAATATTTAGGCATAAAATTGATCAAATatgtaaaagaaagagagagaaaaaatggaaaatctgaataaatctCTAAATCCCTGGCTGATGAGAGACCTTTCTGTTTTGGGCAAAAACTTGTTGTCAAAAGTTGAGGGAATATCTGAATTGGTCTATCCGATTCACTCTTTGTATGTTGGTCCTCAAACGTTAAGTCTATAATCTATAACTTTCTatgcctgcagtgttttttatGCCAGCAGCCTGAATGCCCAATCCTGTTTTCATCAACTCTCCAGTGCTAATAATACATCATTGTGATTTGAATCGTGAGCCAATCTTGAGCCAACAGCAAAAAGTGACCATGCTGCCAAATGACATATGTTACATGTTTTTTGTAACTGTAATACCTACTACCTGTAATGCCTACTTTCTTATCTAGAAGAGAAATGTCTACACTACACATTAGTACACtgattttctcatttgtcaATGAGCCTAAATGTATGTTCCTAAAACTCTGAAAGTAACCCACGTGCTTTGATTTAGCCAGAGTAGAATAATTTGATACAGTCTGTGTCCCAGATCAGAAATGCTTAAAAAGCCCTTTTTCCTTGCCTTAACctacacagacagaggagctgaTGCAAGACATTTATTTCAGGAAGGCTGTGGAAGTACCAGGCATGGCCACAGGGTGGGATGAGTGCAGCAGTATGAGTTTTCACCTCCAGAAAATAATGGGGTAGGGGAGAAAAGGATAACTTACTGGACCATCGACATTCTTATAGAAAGCAGTtaagtgcagacacacacatatccgTTTCCTGTGgtttccctgtgtgtctctgtgctccCTGTGTAAGGCTGCTGCAGTATATAAACACCTGCTTTCCTCACAGCTTTAACCACATTGTTCCATCACTCACAGTAGAAGCTAACGCTCTGAATCTAACCTTTAAAACCTTTCACTTTAAGGGAATACACAAAGCAGTGTCAGCTGGCCAGCCTCATCATCTGACGTCTGTCTGCGTCTGTTCATACTCCCGTACAGTTGGTGGCAGTATTGTACCAATAAGTTGTTGGTTCGcagtcatgaaaacaaaagaagttgTATTTTGGCTCTTCacgccgtgctgctgctgctctgaggttCTTGGTGTGGAGAGGAGTCTCGGCTGTCTGCTGGCTGTTGTTGGGTCTCTGAAACAGTGAGAAGGATTTACCACC contains:
- the tdp1 gene encoding tyrosyl-DNA phosphodiesterase 1 isoform X2; this translates as MSQDSQHGKWTISSSDDDDEDLPASGTTTSKIHRPTGSSPSSHQSASLPIPKLEPVTATVEVKAEPANTPVSSLVIGSEARQSAAMNQLNPVKYETSPSLAGKRKKEVSDGSGWALSDSDGDDGDVKSLSNLPNKTPPRPKTKKAKVEHERPPSPHGRLYYIEEPEDFFESSVPCLNDTFRFYLTKVTGLDRKYNSGALHIRDILSPLFGTLRESVQFNYCFDIAWMVKQYPPEFRDRPVLIVHGDKREAKARLVQQAQPYPHVRFCQAKLDIAFGTHHTKMMLLWYEEGFRVIILTSNLIRADWYQKTQGMWMSPMFPRLPEGSSASAGESPTFFKRDLLKYLASYRAPELEEWIKRIEEHDLSETRVYLVGSTPGRYVGSDMEHWGHLRLRKLLYDHTEPVPGEEKWPVIGQFSSIGSMGQDKSKWLAGEFQRTMTTLGKSSLRSDPPMHLLYPSVEDVRTSLEGYPAGGSLPYSIQTAQKQLWLHSYFHRWKANATGRSHAMPHIKTYMRASPDFTQLAWFLVTSANLSKAAWGALEKNNTQVMVRSYELGVLYVPSAFKMKTFPVDNSPFPVSSSSGFTVPFDLPPTCYSPKDQPWIWNIPYSQAPDTHGNIWVPS
- the tdp1 gene encoding tyrosyl-DNA phosphodiesterase 1 isoform X1; amino-acid sequence: MSQDSQHGKWTISSSDDDDEDLPASGTTTSKIHRPTGSSPSSHQSASLPIPKLEPVTATVEVKAEPANTPVSSLVIGSEARQSAAMNQLNPVKYETSPSLAGKRKKEVSDGSGWALSDSDGDDGDVKSLSNLPNKTPPRPKTKKAKVEHERPPSPHGRLYYIEEPEDFFESSVPCLNDTFRFYLTKVTGLDRKYNSGALHIRDILSPLFGTLRESVQFNYCFDIAWMVKQYPPEFRDRPVLIVHGDKREAKARLVQQAQPYPHVRFCQAKLDIAFGTHHTKMMLLWYEEGFRVIILTSNLIRADWYQKTQGMWMSPMFPRLPEGSSASAGESPTFFKRDLLKYLASYRAPELEEWIKRIEEHDLSETRVYLVGSTPGRYVGSDMEHWGHLRLRKLLYDHTEPVPGEEKWPVIGQFSSIGSMGQDKSKWLAGEFQRTMTTLGKSSLRSDPPMHLLYPSVEDVRTSLEGYPAGGSLPYSIQTAQKQLWLHSYFHRWKANATGRSHAMPHIKTYMRASPDFTQLAWFLVTSANLSKAAWGALEKNNTQVMVRSYELGVLYVPSAFKMKTFPVDNSPFPVSSSSGFTVPFDLPPTCYSPKDQPWIWNIPYSQAPDTHGNIWVPSHTHTHTHTHTHTHTHTHEPTSLFL